A section of the Roseovarius sp. W115 genome encodes:
- a CDS encoding ABC transporter permease, which yields MTDAPLSETQVSAPAPSRMKRIWESDFMWSFRHAPVAIVSAVVVLVLVLAAVFAPLIAPFDPFNPATLNLMNGFTPPGEANAFTGDTFFLGTDDQGRDVFSTILYGMRISLFVGFSAVLLAMLIGVTLGLIAGYLGGWTESIIMRIADVQLTFPSILVAMLIFGIAKGITPAEYRDQMAIWVLILAIGLSDWVQFARVVRGTTLVEKNKEYVQAAKLIGRSRFSIMLRHILPNVLNPVLVIATISLALAIIAEATLSFLGVGAPPTKPSLGTLIRIGQEFMFSGEWWILLFPAATLLALALSINLLGDWLRDALNPRLR from the coding sequence ATGACAGACGCGCCGCTTTCTGAGACCCAAGTCTCTGCCCCTGCCCCGTCGCGCATGAAACGCATCTGGGAAAGCGACTTCATGTGGTCGTTCCGCCATGCGCCGGTGGCCATTGTTTCGGCCGTCGTTGTTCTGGTTCTGGTTCTGGCAGCGGTCTTTGCGCCGCTTATTGCGCCATTTGATCCCTTTAACCCGGCCACTCTGAACCTGATGAACGGGTTCACGCCACCGGGAGAGGCCAATGCCTTTACCGGCGATACGTTCTTTTTGGGCACGGATGATCAGGGGCGCGACGTGTTCTCGACGATCCTGTATGGCATGCGCATCTCGCTATTCGTCGGGTTCTCGGCGGTACTGCTGGCCATGCTCATTGGCGTCACACTGGGTCTTATTGCGGGCTATCTGGGTGGCTGGACCGAGAGCATCATCATGCGCATCGCGGATGTGCAGCTCACCTTCCCATCGATCCTTGTGGCGATGCTGATCTTCGGGATTGCCAAGGGCATTACGCCGGCTGAGTACCGCGATCAGATGGCGATCTGGGTGCTGATCCTGGCCATTGGTCTGAGCGACTGGGTGCAGTTCGCGCGGGTGGTGCGCGGCACGACGCTGGTGGAGAAGAACAAGGAATATGTGCAGGCCGCCAAGCTGATTGGCCGTTCGCGGTTTTCCATCATGCTGCGGCATATCCTGCCGAATGTGCTGAACCCAGTGCTGGTGATCGCCACGATTTCGCTGGCTCTGGCCATTATCGCCGAGGCCACGCTCAGCTTCCTTGGCGTCGGCGCACCGCCCACCAAGCCATCCCTCGGCACCCTGATCCGCATCGGGCAAGAGTTCATGTTCTCGGGTGAATGGTGGATCCTGCTGTTCCCCGCGGCAACGCTTCTGGCGCTGGCGCTGTCGATTAACCTGCTTGGCGATTGGCTCAGAGACGCGTTGAACCCGAGGTTGCGATGA
- a CDS encoding succinate dehydrogenase/fumarate reductase iron-sulfur subunit, whose translation MTSNILKVTLERNAGGQTEFDVPAYESQTVLDVVSWIQQNADPTLSYRFACRVGMCGSCAMMVNGVPRWTCRTHISKVLNGDAVTIGPLRNLPVIKDLAVDMDPFFDKWVAAEAVHHGALTRDDPIASVDETSEERVTANAGIECINCSVCYAACDTVAGNPDYLGPAALQRAWTLLNDAKDEGRAAILEAVSGRGGCHNCHSMGSCTAYCPNDLDPMSAIAGLKRETAKSFFKRGR comes from the coding sequence ATGACATCGAATATCCTGAAAGTCACACTCGAACGCAATGCCGGTGGGCAGACCGAATTCGATGTGCCGGCCTACGAAAGCCAGACCGTTCTGGATGTCGTGTCCTGGATTCAGCAGAACGCCGATCCGACGCTGAGCTATCGCTTTGCCTGTCGCGTGGGGATGTGCGGGTCTTGTGCAATGATGGTTAACGGCGTGCCGCGGTGGACATGTCGCACGCATATCTCAAAGGTTCTCAATGGTGACGCAGTCACAATTGGTCCGCTGCGCAATCTGCCGGTGATCAAGGATCTGGCGGTGGACATGGATCCGTTCTTTGACAAATGGGTTGCGGCTGAGGCGGTGCATCACGGGGCTTTGACGCGCGATGATCCGATTGCCTCAGTTGATGAGACCAGCGAAGAGCGAGTGACGGCCAATGCCGGGATTGAGTGCATCAACTGTTCGGTCTGCTATGCCGCTTGCGATACGGTCGCAGGCAATCCCGATTACCTTGGGCCGGCTGCCTTGCAACGCGCCTGGACTTTGCTCAACGACGCCAAGGACGAAGGTCGCGCTGCCATCCTTGAGGCGGTGTCGGGGCGTGGGGGCTGCCACAACTGCCATTCCATGGGGTCGTGCACCGCCTATTGCCCCAATGATCTTGACCCGATGTCGGCCATTGCCGGGTTGAAGCGGGAAACGGCCAAATCCTTTTTCAAGCGGGGGCGCTGA
- a CDS encoding ABC transporter ATP-binding protein, which yields MSALISVRNLTRVFDVSKPWLNRVIERLPVALLTAVSDVSFDIEEKTVYALVGESGSGKSTIGKIVVGLVPPSEGAVEISGVDLATERDDAKVDAVRSDIQMIFQDPYASLNPRWRVRDVIAEPVAARGGDTTGLAERLLEQVGLSAADASKYPHEFSGGQRQRICIARALASGPKIIVCDEPTSALDVSVQSQVLNLMSDLREDLGLTYLFISHDLTVVQHMADRIGVLYLGRLVEEAPRDALFESPKHPYTRMLFDAAPRMDAFGREVDPPKGEIPDAINPPTGCAFHPRCPLAVDRCSQERPEMRVIGETRVACHLAE from the coding sequence ATGAGCGCTTTGATCTCGGTGCGTAACCTGACGCGTGTTTTTGACGTCTCAAAGCCCTGGCTCAACCGTGTGATTGAACGTCTGCCCGTGGCGCTTCTGACTGCCGTCTCGGATGTGAGTTTCGACATCGAGGAAAAGACGGTTTACGCGCTGGTTGGCGAAAGCGGGTCGGGCAAATCGACCATTGGTAAGATTGTGGTCGGTCTTGTGCCGCCTTCCGAGGGCGCGGTTGAGATCAGCGGTGTTGATCTGGCCACAGAGCGCGATGACGCCAAGGTCGATGCGGTGCGCTCTGACATTCAGATGATTTTTCAGGACCCTTATGCGTCGCTCAATCCGCGCTGGCGGGTGCGCGACGTCATTGCCGAGCCGGTGGCGGCGCGGGGTGGCGACACGACGGGTCTGGCTGAGCGTTTGCTGGAACAGGTGGGGCTGTCGGCGGCAGATGCCTCAAAATATCCGCATGAATTCTCTGGCGGTCAGCGACAGCGGATTTGCATCGCGCGCGCGCTGGCCTCTGGCCCCAAGATCATTGTCTGCGATGAACCGACGTCGGCTTTGGATGTGTCGGTGCAAAGTCAGGTTCTCAACCTGATGTCGGACCTGCGCGAAGACCTGGGCCTGACTTATCTCTTCATCAGTCATGACCTCACGGTGGTCCAGCATATGGCCGACCGGATCGGCGTGCTCTACCTCGGCCGTCTGGTTGAGGAGGCGCCGCGCGATGCCCTTTTCGAAAGCCCTAAACACCCCTACACCCGGATGCTTTTTGATGCCGCCCCCCGCATGGATGCCTTTGGGCGTGAGGTTGATCCGCCCAAAGGTGAAATTCCCGATGCCATAAACCCGCCAACAGGTTGCGCGTTTCATCCGCGTTGTCCGCTGGCCGTGGACCGCTGCAGTCAGGAGCGCCCGGAGATGCGGGTGATCGGCGAGACGCGTGTTGCGTGCCATCTGGCAGAATAG
- a CDS encoding ABC transporter ATP-binding protein, which translates to MTNTPILSVRDLVVEIPTRHGILRPVDQVSYNIHAGEILGVVGESGAGKSMTGNAVIGLLDPPARITSGEVLLKGEPIHNISRNKLRRLRGRHMGMIFQDPLTSLNPLLTVGDQLTETIQEHLSVGQAEAQKRAIAALEEVGIPAAAQRIDSYPHEFSGGMRQRVVIALALCAEPELVIADEPTTALDVSVQAQIVALLKRLCRERGVAVMLVTHDMGVIAEAADRVAVMYAGRLAELGPVREVITEAQHPYTSGLMASTPLASQGQKRLRQIPGSMPRLGALPTGCAFNPRCDFAQDRCRQDPSPRLDTCDGRAACWFPLAAKESVA; encoded by the coding sequence ATGACAAATACCCCCATCCTTTCCGTTCGCGATCTGGTCGTGGAAATCCCCACCCGCCACGGCATTCTGCGGCCTGTGGATCAGGTCAGTTATAACATTCATGCCGGGGAGATCCTGGGCGTGGTGGGCGAGTCCGGGGCGGGCAAGTCCATGACGGGCAATGCTGTGATTGGCTTGCTCGACCCTCCGGCGCGGATCACATCCGGGGAGGTGTTGCTAAAGGGGGAGCCCATTCACAACATCTCGCGAAACAAGCTACGTCGGCTCAGGGGGCGGCATATGGGGATGATTTTTCAGGACCCGTTGACCTCTCTCAATCCGCTTTTGACCGTGGGCGATCAACTCACCGAGACCATTCAGGAACATCTCAGTGTTGGTCAGGCCGAGGCGCAGAAACGGGCCATTGCAGCGCTCGAAGAAGTGGGCATCCCCGCCGCCGCGCAACGGATCGACAGCTATCCGCATGAGTTCTCTGGCGGGATGCGGCAACGGGTTGTGATTGCACTGGCCTTGTGTGCCGAGCCGGAGTTGGTCATCGCGGATGAGCCGACCACGGCGCTTGATGTGTCGGTGCAAGCCCAGATTGTTGCGCTCTTGAAGCGGCTCTGCCGTGAGCGCGGCGTGGCGGTGATGCTGGTCACCCACGACATGGGCGTGATTGCCGAGGCCGCAGACCGCGTGGCCGTGATGTATGCCGGGCGGCTGGCCGAGCTTGGTCCGGTACGCGAGGTGATCACCGAAGCCCAGCATCCCTATACCTCGGGTCTCATGGCCTCGACCCCGCTGGCCAGCCAGGGCCAGAAGCGCCTGCGCCAAATCCCGGGCTCTATGCCGCGCCTGGGCGCGCTGCCCACGGGCTGCGCCTTCAACCCACGGTGCGACTTTGCGCAGGACCGGTGTCGGCAAGACCCCTCGCCCCGCCTTGATACATGCGACGGGCGCGCGGCCTGCTGGTTTCCCCTCGCGGCAAAGGAGTCTGTCGCATGA
- a CDS encoding ABC transporter substrate-binding protein, translated as MKKKTILAALLLSTVAAGASAETLRWARAGDSLTLDPHAQNEGPTHTLAHQIYEPLIIRDHSGAFQAALATDWAPKEGDPNVWVFNLRQGVTYHDGSDFTAEDVVFSINRAQSENSAMKELLTSITEVRAVDDHTVEFVTNGPNPILPANLTNLFMMDKTWTEANNATAVQDIAGGETTFASTNTNGTGPFQVVSREPDVKTVLSANESYWGKDEFQLDVTEIVYTPIQNAATRVAALLSGEVDFIQDVPVQDLDRVADTAGLVVKTAPQNRVIFFGMNMGDEDIRNDNVEGKNPLADARVRKAMSMAINRDAIKKVVMREQSQPAGMIAPPFVNGWDADMDASSTTDVEGAKALMADAGYGDGFSIQLDCPNDRYVNDEGICQAAVGMLAQIGVTVNLNAQPKAQHFPLIQNDETDFYMLGWGVPTYDSEYIFNFLVHTRGEERGSWNGTGYSNPDLDAKIVSLASETDLEARNATINDIWTVVQEEALYVPIHHQVLNWGMTDKVGTEVSPEDDPKFKFFKMN; from the coding sequence ATGAAAAAGAAAACCATTCTTGCTGCGCTGTTGCTGTCGACAGTGGCAGCAGGCGCTTCGGCAGAGACATTGCGCTGGGCACGCGCGGGCGACTCGCTGACACTGGACCCGCATGCGCAGAACGAGGGGCCCACCCACACGCTGGCGCACCAGATTTATGAGCCGCTGATCATTCGCGACCATTCCGGCGCATTTCAGGCCGCATTGGCCACCGATTGGGCACCGAAAGAGGGTGATCCGAATGTGTGGGTGTTCAACCTGCGCCAGGGTGTGACCTATCATGACGGATCGGACTTCACCGCAGAGGATGTGGTGTTCTCGATCAATCGTGCGCAATCCGAAAACTCGGCCATGAAAGAGCTGTTGACCTCGATCACCGAGGTGCGCGCCGTTGATGATCACACGGTTGAGTTTGTCACCAACGGGCCAAACCCCATTCTGCCAGCAAACCTCACCAACCTCTTCATGATGGACAAAACCTGGACCGAGGCGAACAATGCCACAGCGGTGCAGGACATCGCGGGCGGTGAAACGACATTTGCCTCGACCAACACAAACGGCACCGGGCCTTTCCAGGTCGTCAGCCGTGAGCCGGATGTGAAAACGGTCCTGTCGGCCAATGAAAGCTACTGGGGCAAAGACGAGTTCCAGCTTGATGTGACCGAGATCGTCTACACCCCGATTCAGAACGCTGCGACACGCGTGGCCGCTCTGCTCTCGGGCGAAGTTGACTTCATTCAGGACGTGCCGGTTCAGGACCTTGACCGCGTGGCGGACACCGCCGGTCTGGTGGTGAAAACAGCGCCGCAAAACCGGGTGATCTTCTTCGGCATGAACATGGGTGACGAAGACATCCGCAACGACAATGTCGAGGGCAAGAACCCTCTGGCTGATGCGCGCGTGCGCAAGGCGATGTCCATGGCGATCAACCGCGATGCGATCAAGAAGGTTGTGATGCGTGAGCAGTCGCAGCCTGCGGGCATGATCGCACCGCCCTTCGTCAATGGCTGGGATGCAGACATGGACGCAAGCTCGACAACAGATGTCGAAGGGGCCAAGGCACTGATGGCGGATGCCGGATATGGTGATGGATTCTCAATCCAGCTCGACTGTCCGAACGACCGCTATGTCAATGATGAGGGCATCTGTCAGGCAGCCGTGGGCATGCTGGCGCAAATCGGCGTGACCGTGAACCTCAATGCTCAGCCAAAAGCGCAGCATTTCCCGCTTATCCAGAATGATGAAACGGATTTCTATATGCTGGGCTGGGGTGTTCCGACCTACGACTCGGAATACATCTTCAACTTCCTCGTCCACACCCGTGGCGAAGAGCGCGGCAGCTGGAACGGGACAGGCTATTCCAACCCGGATCTTGATGCCAAGATTGTCAGTCTTGCCTCAGAGACAGACCTTGAGGCGCGCAACGCGACAATCAACGATATCTGGACTGTGGTGCAGGAAGAGGCGCTTTACGTGCCGATCCACCACCAGGTGCTCAACTGGGGCATGACCGACAAGGTCGGCACCGAAGTGAGCCCGGAAGATGATCCGAAGTTCAAATTCTTCAAAATGAACTAA
- a CDS encoding EamA family transporter has product MTLTVFSAVIFAALLHAGWNALVRGGRDKTTSMAAVVAGQALFGGCLAAVLPLPAPESWPWIASGVILHIGYQFFLSAAYRTGELSEVYPLARGTAPLLVAITSVTILGITLGPFEWIGVILISCGLASLVIVRSNGRFQLPARGTLMALGTSVFIAAYSLNDGFGARLSGSPVAFFGWLALINGLVFTSILPFWRPDALRALPGAWPVVVIGGGASFAAYALVVWAFTQAPIATVSALRETSILFALAIGVGLMGEKVNLRRLVAVFLTLLGAIALRLGKSS; this is encoded by the coding sequence ATGACCCTCACGGTTTTCAGCGCGGTGATTTTCGCCGCGCTTTTGCATGCAGGCTGGAATGCGTTGGTCAGGGGTGGGCGTGACAAGACCACATCCATGGCGGCGGTTGTGGCGGGTCAGGCCTTGTTCGGCGGATGTCTTGCCGCAGTGCTGCCGCTGCCTGCGCCCGAAAGCTGGCCTTGGATCGCAAGCGGTGTGATCCTGCATATCGGTTACCAGTTCTTTTTGTCCGCAGCCTATCGCACTGGTGAGTTGAGCGAAGTCTACCCATTGGCGCGAGGGACGGCGCCGCTTTTGGTTGCCATAACATCCGTCACGATCCTGGGCATAACGCTTGGTCCGTTTGAGTGGATAGGTGTGATCCTGATTTCCTGTGGTCTGGCAAGTCTGGTGATTGTCCGAAGCAATGGACGCTTTCAGCTGCCGGCCCGGGGGACTTTGATGGCACTTGGTACGAGCGTCTTTATAGCGGCATATTCTCTCAATGATGGATTCGGCGCGCGCCTTTCCGGTTCCCCTGTTGCGTTCTTTGGGTGGCTGGCGCTAATCAATGGATTGGTATTCACCTCAATCCTTCCGTTTTGGCGGCCTGATGCCCTACGTGCGCTGCCCGGCGCATGGCCTGTCGTGGTGATCGGAGGTGGTGCGTCCTTCGCGGCTTACGCCCTAGTGGTCTGGGCTTTCACGCAAGCGCCCATCGCAACGGTCTCGGCGCTGCGAGAGACATCAATCCTCTTCGCCCTGGCCATCGGCGTGGGCCTCATGGGCGAAAAGGTTAATCTCCGCCGACTTGTCGCCGTCTTCCTGACGTTGCTCGGTGCTATCGCTCTTCGGCTGGGGAAATCATCATGA
- the phnF gene encoding phosphonate metabolism transcriptional regulator PhnF, translated as MHDAPISGRARTPIWLAIATALRDNISEGLYAPGDKLPTEAALAKKFGVNRHTVRHAVSKLVDEGLLRTRRGSGTFVTARPTEYPIGKRVRFHENLLAAGRTPQKRLLHIETRAVSAEEAQVLDIAEGDPVCAFHGLSLSDGLPIAVFESLFPITRLPGIERALLESRGVTEALGVAGVTDYTRKSTRLTAVLANATQALHLQMREGDPLLRSTGVNVDLEGQPVEYGRTFFAGDRVTLTLDT; from the coding sequence TTGCATGACGCCCCCATCTCTGGCCGCGCCCGCACTCCAATCTGGCTGGCGATTGCAACGGCGCTCCGGGACAATATCTCCGAAGGTCTTTATGCGCCCGGTGACAAGCTCCCGACAGAAGCGGCACTGGCCAAAAAGTTTGGCGTTAATCGCCACACGGTACGCCATGCCGTATCCAAACTTGTCGATGAAGGTCTGCTGCGTACGCGGCGCGGATCAGGCACTTTTGTAACGGCCCGTCCCACGGAGTATCCAATTGGCAAACGCGTCAGGTTTCACGAAAACCTGCTCGCCGCAGGCCGTACCCCGCAAAAGCGCCTTCTTCATATCGAGACCCGCGCAGTATCTGCGGAAGAGGCACAAGTGCTTGATATAGCTGAGGGAGACCCGGTGTGCGCTTTTCACGGTTTGTCCCTGTCAGATGGCCTACCGATCGCTGTTTTCGAGAGCCTGTTTCCAATCACGCGTCTGCCGGGAATTGAGAGGGCTTTGCTGGAGAGCCGAGGTGTGACCGAGGCCTTGGGTGTTGCGGGCGTGACAGATTACACACGCAAGTCCACACGTCTAACGGCCGTGCTGGCCAATGCAACTCAGGCGCTCCACCTGCAGATGCGCGAAGGTGATCCGTTGCTGCGGTCTACCGGGGTGAATGTCGATCTGGAAGGACAGCCGGTAGAATACGGGCGAACGTTTTTTGCAGGAGATCGTGTGACATTGACGCTCGACACATAG
- a CDS encoding nitroreductase family protein — MTHASDSNLQDLLSARYDDAPEVQVADAPIELLHSMISRGSCRAFQDKPVPQGILNLLCAAAMASPTKSDLQQRDIILLQSPVLRAELASLVSGQSWVADAPMIAVFCGNNRRQRLLHDWHNVPFANDHIDAFFNAVGDAAIALGAFVTAAEAVGLGCCPISAVRNEARALSEFLNLPKHVFPFAGLAIGYPKEPAKIAKRLPLSATCHVDRYREDGLQEAVETYDTARREAQPYSTQRLAEKFGHKDDYGWSDDKVRQYSQQERADFGAYIRAQGFKLD, encoded by the coding sequence ATGACACACGCCTCCGACTCCAATCTGCAAGACCTTTTGAGCGCGCGCTATGATGATGCGCCAGAGGTGCAAGTCGCCGACGCACCGATTGAGCTGCTGCACTCAATGATATCCCGAGGATCCTGTCGTGCGTTTCAGGACAAACCCGTGCCACAAGGCATTCTGAATTTATTGTGCGCTGCCGCGATGGCTTCGCCTACGAAAAGCGATCTGCAACAACGTGATATCATCCTGCTGCAATCCCCGGTCCTGCGTGCCGAGCTTGCAAGCCTTGTTTCAGGTCAGTCCTGGGTCGCAGATGCACCGATGATCGCAGTTTTTTGCGGCAACAACCGGCGGCAGAGGTTGCTGCATGACTGGCACAATGTGCCCTTTGCCAATGACCATATTGATGCGTTTTTCAACGCCGTCGGGGACGCCGCCATTGCCTTGGGCGCGTTTGTCACGGCAGCTGAGGCCGTTGGACTAGGCTGTTGCCCGATCAGTGCGGTGCGCAATGAAGCACGCGCCCTATCAGAGTTTTTGAACTTGCCCAAACATGTGTTCCCCTTCGCGGGGCTGGCGATCGGGTATCCAAAGGAACCAGCCAAGATCGCCAAGCGCCTGCCGTTGTCGGCCACATGCCATGTGGACCGGTATCGCGAAGACGGGTTGCAGGAAGCGGTTGAAACCTATGATACCGCGCGCCGAGAGGCGCAGCCGTATTCGACGCAGCGCCTTGCGGAAAAGTTTGGGCATAAGGACGACTATGGATGGTCAGACGATAAAGTGCGCCAATACAGCCAGCAAGAGCGCGCAGACTTCGGGGCGTATATCCGCGCGCAGGGTTTCAAACTGGACTAG
- a CDS encoding ABC transporter permease — MLAYIIRRVAQSALVLLVVGLVAFAMFRFVGDPIENMLGQERTMEDVERLRENLGLDQPFVVQYYKFLENAVQGNFGLSYRQGRPVADILLERLPATLELAFVSGLLALLGGIALGIFTAIRKRGVTANIIMTASLIGVSLPTFLIGILLIYVFSVELGWLPSFGRGQTVQIGGWSTGFLTQSGLQALVLPAITLGLYQMTLIMRLVRTEMLEVLRMDYIRFARARGIKDRAINFRHALKNTLVPVITITGLQLGSIIAFAIITETVFQWPGVGLLFINAVQFVDIPVMAAYLMMISVMFVSINLIVDMLYFAIDPRLRVDRTAGGH, encoded by the coding sequence ATGCTTGCCTATATCATCCGGCGTGTGGCGCAATCCGCACTCGTGCTTTTGGTCGTGGGTCTTGTGGCCTTCGCGATGTTCCGATTTGTCGGCGATCCGATCGAAAACATGCTTGGGCAAGAACGGACGATGGAAGATGTCGAACGGTTGCGTGAAAACCTTGGCCTCGATCAGCCCTTCGTGGTGCAATACTACAAATTCCTGGAAAATGCCGTGCAGGGCAATTTCGGCCTGAGCTACCGGCAGGGACGACCTGTCGCCGATATCTTGCTGGAACGCCTGCCTGCCACGCTTGAATTGGCTTTTGTCTCTGGACTTCTGGCGCTTTTGGGCGGGATCGCCCTTGGGATATTCACGGCCATCCGAAAACGAGGGGTAACCGCGAACATCATCATGACAGCTTCGCTGATCGGGGTGTCTTTGCCGACCTTCCTGATCGGTATTTTGCTCATATACGTGTTCTCCGTCGAGCTTGGATGGCTGCCCAGCTTTGGTCGCGGACAAACCGTGCAGATTGGCGGGTGGTCCACTGGCTTTCTCACCCAAAGTGGTCTGCAAGCGCTGGTGCTGCCAGCGATTACGTTGGGGCTTTACCAGATGACGCTCATTATGCGGCTGGTGCGCACCGAGATGCTTGAGGTGCTGCGCATGGATTACATCCGCTTCGCCCGCGCCCGCGGGATCAAGGACCGCGCCATCAACTTCCGCCATGCGCTCAAGAATACGCTGGTGCCGGTCATCACCATCACCGGCCTGCAGCTTGGCAGCATTATCGCCTTTGCCATCATCACCGAGACGGTGTTTCAGTGGCCGGGCGTGGGCTTGCTCTTTATCAACGCGGTGCAGTTCGTCGATATTCCGGTTATGGCCGCCTACCTCATGATGATTTCGGTGATGTTTGTGAGCATCAACCTGATTGTCGACATGCTTTACTTTGCCATTGATCCGCGCCTGCGCGTGGATCGCACAGCAGGAGGCCACTGA
- a CDS encoding succinate dehydrogenase produces MLSLRLYMAQRITALLMAPLVVGHLAVMIYAIQGGLSAEEILGRTQGSLAWFLFYGTFVVAVAVHGAIGLRTVVHEWGGLKGTALELFMWAVGLGLFATGARAVWAVTFA; encoded by the coding sequence ATGCTGAGCTTGCGTCTATACATGGCTCAAAGGATCACCGCGCTTTTGATGGCGCCTTTGGTTGTCGGGCATCTGGCGGTGATGATCTATGCCATTCAGGGTGGTTTGAGCGCCGAGGAGATTCTTGGTCGCACGCAAGGTTCACTCGCGTGGTTCCTGTTTTACGGCACGTTCGTCGTTGCGGTTGCCGTTCACGGGGCCATCGGCCTGCGCACGGTTGTGCATGAATGGGGTGGGCTGAAAGGCACCGCACTTGAGCTTTTCATGTGGGCTGTGGGCTTGGGTCTTTTTGCAACGGGAGCACGCGCCGTCTGGGCCGTGACATTTGCATGA
- a CDS encoding zinc-dependent alcohol dehydrogenase family protein: protein MRAAIVREFNEDLSIETMADPACPDDGVVLEVAACGVCRSDYHGWTGEHPLIKSGSLLGHEYCGTVVEAGPQAQHKIGDRLIAPFILGCGSCPACHTGVSNTCAHQIVPGFSAPGAYAEYVAVPYDHNLVHLPETMTPALAAGLGCRVTTAWHALTDRAAVKAGEWVAVHGTGGIGLATLLLAKWLGAQVVVVDIVDEKLEHAKQHGADALVNAAKEDAAEAIRDITGGGAQVSIEALGIEPTTNASVECLAILGRHVHVGMPAGDGRMEINLRAIYAKQLSFFGTRGMPSWKYPSLLGMIERGEVDISPMVAREVPLSGASAELRAMHGPTSPGTAVITDLKS from the coding sequence ATGCGCGCGGCCATCGTCAGAGAATTCAACGAAGACCTGTCCATCGAAACAATGGCCGATCCGGCCTGTCCCGACGACGGCGTGGTGCTCGAAGTCGCGGCCTGTGGGGTGTGCAGGTCTGACTATCACGGCTGGACCGGCGAGCATCCTCTGATCAAAAGCGGGTCGCTTCTAGGCCATGAGTATTGTGGCACCGTCGTCGAAGCCGGACCTCAAGCTCAACACAAAATCGGCGACCGCCTGATCGCGCCGTTCATCCTGGGATGTGGCAGTTGCCCGGCGTGCCACACAGGCGTGTCCAACACCTGCGCACACCAGATCGTGCCGGGGTTCAGCGCGCCCGGGGCTTATGCCGAATATGTCGCCGTGCCCTATGACCATAACCTGGTGCATCTGCCCGAAACCATGACGCCTGCGCTTGCTGCCGGCTTGGGATGCCGTGTCACAACGGCGTGGCATGCCCTGACGGACAGGGCCGCTGTCAAAGCCGGGGAATGGGTTGCTGTCCATGGCACGGGCGGCATTGGGCTGGCCACTTTGCTCTTGGCAAAATGGCTGGGGGCACAGGTCGTGGTTGTTGATATCGTCGACGAAAAACTCGAACACGCAAAGCAACACGGTGCCGATGCTCTTGTGAATGCCGCAAAGGAAGACGCCGCTGAAGCCATCCGGGACATCACAGGCGGCGGAGCTCAGGTTTCCATTGAGGCCTTGGGCATTGAGCCAACCACCAACGCCTCAGTGGAATGTCTGGCAATACTTGGCCGTCACGTGCATGTGGGCATGCCCGCCGGAGATGGCCGCATGGAAATTAACCTGCGCGCGATCTATGCCAAACAACTGTCCTTCTTCGGCACACGAGGCATGCCGTCCTGGAAATACCCGTCACTCCTTGGAATGATCGAACGCGGTGAGGTGGACATCAGCCCCATGGTCGCCCGCGAAGTGCCGCTCTCTGGCGCCAGCGCCGAGCTTCGTGCCATGCACGGACCAACGTCGCCAGGTACGGCGGTGATTACGGACCTTAAGAGCTAG